In Leptospira stimsonii, the following proteins share a genomic window:
- a CDS encoding endonuclease III domain-containing protein, whose protein sequence is MLRKNTRESRSQLRKQSDSSFLKWFSRVFSLLRKEFGEVATPLHFQKDYELAIAVILSAQCTDERVNQVTPALFKAFPTLESFANGDILDIEKLIFSTGFYHNKAKSIQGFARTLLNDFQGKIPNTIAELISLPGFGRKTANVVLSEVHGLVEGIVVDTHVNRIAKVLGLTTKSDPVQVEKDLMNLLPKKYWKDISLYLIFLGRKSCKAHRRFCEECILKKECPSSTFVNGA, encoded by the coding sequence TTGCTCCGAAAAAATACGCGGGAATCCAGAAGTCAGCTCCGAAAACAGTCTGACTCTTCGTTCCTCAAGTGGTTTTCCCGAGTCTTTTCTCTTTTAAGAAAGGAATTCGGGGAAGTCGCAACACCTCTCCATTTTCAAAAAGACTACGAACTGGCAATTGCCGTCATTCTCAGCGCTCAGTGCACGGATGAACGCGTAAACCAAGTCACACCGGCTCTTTTCAAAGCATTTCCCACATTAGAATCCTTTGCCAACGGGGATATTCTCGACATCGAAAAACTGATCTTCTCCACGGGCTTTTATCACAATAAGGCCAAGTCGATTCAGGGTTTTGCCCGTACATTGTTAAACGACTTCCAGGGAAAGATTCCGAACACGATCGCAGAGTTGATCTCACTTCCGGGTTTTGGAAGAAAGACCGCAAACGTGGTCTTATCCGAGGTGCACGGACTTGTGGAAGGAATCGTAGTCGATACACACGTCAATCGAATCGCAAAGGTTTTGGGACTTACGACAAAGAGCGATCCCGTACAGGTCGAAAAAGATCTTATGAATCTTCTTCCCAAAAAATATTGGAAAGATATATCCTTGTATTTGATCTTCCTCGGAAGAAAGAGTTGTAAGGCGCATCGCAGATTTTGCGAAGAATGTATTCTGAAAAAGGAATGTCCCTCGTCTACGTTTGTCAACGGAGCTTAA
- the rpmB gene encoding 50S ribosomal protein L28: MARRCEVTGKGTASGNNVSHSHIKTRRTWKVNLIKKRIFLEDENRWVTVRLSTRALRTLRKKGIKAAIKDNGGSLGVLAPKKYAGIQKSAPKTV; encoded by the coding sequence ATGGCCAGAAGATGTGAAGTAACCGGGAAGGGCACTGCCTCCGGAAACAATGTTTCCCATTCCCACATTAAGACAAGAAGAACCTGGAAGGTGAATCTTATCAAAAAAAGAATCTTTTTGGAAGACGAGAACCGTTGGGTTACAGTGCGTCTTTCCACCAGAGCGCTTCGCACTCTGAGAAAAAAAGGAATTAAGGCCGCCATCAAAGATAACGGCGGATCCTTGGGCGTTCTTGCTCCGAAAAAATACGCGGGAATCCAGAAGTCAGCTCCGAAAACAGTCTGA